One window from the genome of Salisaeta longa DSM 21114 encodes:
- a CDS encoding response regulator transcription factor — protein MEDTADAPTVLVVDDEEDLLSLLEYNLTQEGFTTLTAENGVEGLEKARNAVPDLIVLDIMMPKMDGIEVCRRLRQDAHLRTIPVMMLTARTEEEDQVEGLDVGADIYLSKPVSVSVIVSQVKALLRSARRYETPPDQLSVHNLTIDRDRYLVFQGTNGDATEMRMPRKEFELLYFLASHPGKVFSRQEILNEVWGPDVYVVDRTVDVHVRKIREKIGSPYIETVKGVGYRFKE, from the coding sequence GTGGAAGACACCGCTGATGCGCCCACCGTGCTCGTCGTCGACGACGAAGAAGACCTGCTCAGCTTGCTGGAGTACAACCTGACCCAGGAAGGCTTCACCACCCTTACCGCAGAGAACGGCGTGGAGGGGCTGGAGAAAGCACGCAACGCCGTGCCCGACCTGATCGTGCTCGACATCATGATGCCCAAGATGGACGGCATCGAGGTGTGCCGGCGGCTGCGGCAAGACGCCCACCTGCGCACCATTCCCGTCATGATGCTCACCGCGCGCACCGAGGAGGAGGACCAGGTGGAAGGCCTCGACGTGGGCGCCGACATCTACCTGAGCAAACCCGTGTCGGTCTCCGTGATCGTGAGTCAGGTGAAGGCCCTGTTGCGCAGCGCGCGCCGCTACGAAACGCCCCCCGACCAACTTTCGGTGCACAACCTCACCATCGACCGCGACCGCTACCTCGTCTTTCAAGGGACCAACGGCGATGCCACCGAGATGCGCATGCCGCGCAAGGAGTTTGAGCTGCTCTACTTCCTCGCCTCGCACCCCGGCAAAGTTTTCTCGCGGCAAGAAATCTTAAACGAAGTTTGGGGGCCCGATGTCTACGTGGTGGATCGGACGGTGGACGTTCACGTACGCAAGATCCGGGAAAAAATCGGTAGTCCCTACATCGAGACGGTTAAAGGCGTGGGCTACCGCTTTAAAGAGTAG
- the hemB gene encoding porphobilinogen synthase, whose translation MHDLPLRPRRLRRSKNIRRLARETRLSTDHLIAPLFVKAGTNVQEEVSSMPGQYRFSVDRLVDEAAALNALGIPGIALFPAVPDARKTPDARAALAPDGLYPRALRALKEAVPELLIISDTALDPYNSDGHDGIVHGGVIDNDATLDVMAEMAVLHAEAGADIIAPSDMMDGRVGYLRAALDDAGYADVALLSYTAKYASSFYGPFRDALDSAPRHRAHVPRDKATYQMDPANSDEALRELRLDLNEGADLVMVKPALPYLDVIRRMKEASDVPVAAYNVSGEYAMLKAAAANGWLDERACALEMLLSIRRAGADVILTYFAKSAAQWLAGRE comes from the coding sequence ATGCACGACTTGCCACTGCGCCCGCGTCGCCTGCGCCGTTCCAAAAACATCCGCCGCCTGGCCCGCGAAACGCGCCTGTCGACGGACCACCTGATCGCCCCGCTGTTTGTGAAAGCAGGCACCAACGTGCAGGAAGAAGTGTCCTCGATGCCCGGGCAGTATCGCTTTAGCGTGGACCGGCTGGTGGACGAAGCCGCCGCGCTGAACGCGCTGGGCATTCCCGGCATCGCGCTGTTTCCCGCCGTCCCCGACGCCCGCAAGACCCCGGACGCCCGCGCGGCCCTCGCCCCCGATGGGCTGTACCCGCGGGCCCTCCGCGCGCTCAAAGAAGCGGTCCCCGAGCTGCTCATCATCAGCGATACCGCCCTCGACCCGTACAACAGCGACGGCCACGACGGCATCGTGCACGGCGGCGTCATCGACAACGACGCCACGCTCGACGTTATGGCCGAGATGGCCGTGCTGCACGCCGAGGCCGGCGCAGACATCATCGCGCCCTCCGACATGATGGACGGCCGCGTGGGCTACCTGCGGGCGGCACTGGACGACGCCGGCTACGCCGATGTGGCGCTGCTTTCGTATACGGCCAAGTACGCCTCCAGCTTCTACGGCCCCTTCCGCGACGCGCTCGACTCCGCCCCCCGCCACCGTGCCCACGTGCCGCGCGACAAGGCCACCTACCAGATGGACCCCGCCAACAGCGACGAGGCCCTGCGTGAATTGCGGCTTGACCTCAACGAAGGCGCCGACCTCGTGATGGTCAAACCGGCCCTGCCGTACCTCGATGTCATCCGCCGCATGAAGGAAGCGAGCGACGTGCCGGTGGCCGCGTACAACGTGAGCGGCGAGTATGCCATGCTTAAAGCCGCAGCCGCCAACGGATGGCTCGACGAACGCGCCTGCGCGCTGGAGATGCTGCTCTCCATCCGGCGTGCCGGGGCCGACGTAATTCTTACCTACTTCGCCAAATCTGCCGCCCAATGGCTCGCGGGCCGCGAATAA